A window from Deltaproteobacteria bacterium encodes these proteins:
- a CDS encoding PaaI family thioesterase, with the protein MEQKAFQDYYPDQLSYCYGCGRLNDHGLQIKSYWDGEEAVATFKPKPYHTAIPGFVYGGLIASLIDCHATGTAAAASYRAEGRDMDTEPPFRFVTASLHVDYLQPTPIDALLELRARVEELKGRKVVVAVTLSARGELCARGRVVTVQMPENFIKQDN; encoded by the coding sequence ATGGAACAGAAAGCCTTTCAAGATTACTATCCGGATCAGCTGAGCTACTGCTATGGTTGCGGCCGTCTTAATGATCACGGGCTGCAGATCAAGAGTTACTGGGATGGTGAGGAAGCTGTAGCCACCTTCAAGCCAAAACCATACCACACCGCCATTCCAGGCTTCGTCTATGGCGGACTGATCGCCTCGCTCATTGATTGCCATGCCACTGGCACCGCGGCCGCAGCCTCCTATCGCGCCGAAGGCAGAGATATGGATACAGAGCCGCCGTTCCGCTTTGTCACCGCCTCCCTGCACGTTGACTACCTGCAGCCAACTCCCATCGATGCCCTGTTAGAGCTGAGAGCCAGAGTCGAAGAACTCAAGGGGCGCAAGGTTGTGGTGGCGGTCACCCTGTCCGCAAGAGGAGAACTTTGTGCTCGAGGACGAGTGGTAACCGTGCAAATGCCTGAGAATTTCATCAAACAGGACAATTGA